The following proteins are encoded in a genomic region of Bacillus sp. FJAT-22090:
- a CDS encoding response regulator transcription factor, giving the protein MKRVLVVDDESSIVTLLKYNLEEAGFEVITAMDGLEGLNLAMNEHPDVIVLDWMLPYKDGMEICKELRISKIQTPIIMLTAKDEEFDKVLGLELGADDYMTKPFSPREVTARVKAMIRRSGMASDAANTEPKHTEESYVFGPLQVFPERFEVLLSNEPIEFTPKEFELLVYLIENKNRVLTRDQLLSAVWNYDFAGDTRIVDVHISHLRDKIEENSRKPIYIKTIRGLGYKFEEPKTK; this is encoded by the coding sequence ATGAAAAGAGTATTAGTCGTTGATGATGAAAGTTCAATCGTAACATTATTAAAATATAATTTAGAAGAAGCTGGTTTTGAAGTAATTACAGCGATGGATGGCTTAGAGGGCTTAAATCTTGCAATGAATGAACATCCTGATGTTATTGTGTTAGACTGGATGCTACCATATAAGGATGGTATGGAAATCTGTAAAGAGCTTCGCATCAGTAAAATACAAACACCTATAATCATGCTAACAGCAAAAGATGAAGAATTTGATAAAGTTCTTGGTTTAGAATTAGGTGCTGACGACTATATGACAAAACCTTTTAGTCCAAGAGAAGTTACCGCACGAGTAAAAGCGATGATTCGACGCTCAGGTATGGCTAGCGATGCAGCTAATACAGAACCTAAACATACTGAGGAATCATATGTTTTTGGTCCTCTACAAGTATTTCCTGAGCGATTTGAGGTTTTATTAAGCAATGAACCAATTGAATTCACACCGAAAGAATTTGAGCTACTTGTTTATTTAATTGAAAACAAAAATAGAGTCTTAACTCGAGATCAACTTTTAAGTGCAGTATGGAATTATGATTTTGCTGGGGATACTCGAATTGTAGATGTTCATATTAGTCACTTAAGAGACAAAATTGAAGAAAATAGTAGAAAGCCGATTTATATTAAAACAATAAGAGGTCTTGGGTATAAATTTGAGGAGCCAAAGACTAAATGA
- the icd gene encoding NADP-dependent isocitrate dehydrogenase, which translates to MTTGKITVENGVLNVPNTAIIPFIEGDGTGPDIWAAASRVLEASVEKAYNGEKKIEWKEVLAGQKAFDQTGEWLPQETLDVINEYLIAIKGPLTTPIGGGIRSLNVALRQELDLYTCLRPVRYFTGVPSPVKRPEDTDMVIFRENTEDIYAGIEYAKGTDNAKKLIEFLQTEFGVKNIRFPETSGIGIKPISEEGTKRLVRAALNYIIKEGRTSLTLVHKGNIMKFTEGAFKNWGYEVAEQEFGDKVFTWNQYDKIKEEQGTEAADKAQSDALASGKILVKDSIADIFLQQILTRPKEFDVVATMNLNGDYISDALAAQVGGIGIAPGANINYVSGHAIFEATHGTAPKYAGLDKVNPSSVILSGVLMLEHLGWNEAAKLIMDSMEKTIASKVVTYDFARLMDGATEVKCSEFADELIKNM; encoded by the coding sequence ATGACAACTGGCAAAATCACAGTAGAAAACGGTGTACTTAACGTACCAAACACAGCAATAATCCCTTTTATTGAAGGTGATGGAACAGGTCCAGATATTTGGGCTGCAGCATCAAGAGTTTTAGAAGCATCTGTAGAAAAAGCATACAATGGCGAGAAAAAAATTGAGTGGAAAGAGGTTCTTGCTGGTCAAAAAGCATTCGATCAAACGGGTGAATGGTTACCTCAAGAAACTTTAGATGTTATCAATGAATATTTAATTGCGATCAAAGGACCACTTACTACACCAATCGGTGGTGGTATTCGTTCTTTAAACGTTGCTCTACGTCAAGAACTGGATCTATATACTTGTCTTCGTCCTGTTCGTTATTTCACTGGAGTACCTTCACCAGTTAAACGTCCAGAAGATACAGATATGGTAATCTTCCGTGAAAACACAGAAGATATCTATGCTGGTATCGAGTATGCAAAAGGAACTGATAACGCAAAAAAACTAATTGAATTCTTGCAAACAGAATTTGGTGTTAAAAATATTCGTTTCCCTGAGACTTCTGGTATCGGCATCAAACCTATTTCAGAAGAAGGAACTAAACGTTTAGTTCGCGCTGCTTTAAACTATATTATTAAAGAAGGTCGTACTTCTTTAACACTTGTGCACAAAGGGAACATTATGAAGTTCACAGAAGGCGCATTTAAAAACTGGGGTTATGAAGTTGCTGAACAAGAATTTGGCGATAAAGTATTTACTTGGAATCAATATGACAAAATTAAAGAAGAGCAAGGAACAGAAGCTGCTGATAAAGCACAATCTGATGCACTTGCATCTGGTAAAATCTTAGTGAAGGATTCAATTGCTGATATCTTCTTACAACAGATTTTAACTCGTCCAAAAGAGTTCGATGTAGTTGCTACAATGAATTTAAATGGAGATTATATTTCTGATGCACTTGCTGCTCAGGTTGGTGGTATTGGTATTGCTCCTGGTGCTAATATTAACTACGTGTCTGGACATGCTATTTTCGAAGCAACTCACGGAACTGCTCCTAAATATGCTGGTTTAGATAAAGTTAACCCATCATCGGTTATCCTTTCTGGTGTGTTAATGCTTGAACATTTAGGTTGGAATGAAGCTGCTAAACTAATCATGGATTCAATGGAAAAAACTATTGCTTCTAAAGTAGTTACTTATGACTTTGCTCGTCTTATGGATGGAGCAACAGAAGTAAAATGTTCTGAATTCGCGGATGAACTAATTAAAAATATGTAA
- the hflC gene encoding protease modulator HflC: MADNNNPFANLEAKFKAMENKPKKEKAPKKEKTPIDFKKHMKSFIAIFIMFVVFVIALANIYVVKEGEYKVIRQFGEIKDVKDTPGLHMKIPFIQSVTTIPRYQMNYKLSEAEINTKDKRRIIIDNYAVWRVVNAKEMITSAGSLVNAGSRMEEFIYSVVRSELGQLEYSEIINDENSSRGSLNDRITTQVNELLKKDKYGIEVVDVRIKRTDLPQENEQSVYNEMISERQSIAQKFLSTGDADKRRIEAETDREVRVMLATAKKEAAIIQAEGEAEAAKIYNQSFSKDPEFYSLYRTLESYKKTIGEDTMIIIPSDSPYAKILSGYLE; the protein is encoded by the coding sequence ATGGCAGACAATAATAATCCATTTGCAAATTTAGAAGCAAAATTTAAAGCGATGGAAAATAAACCAAAGAAAGAAAAAGCGCCAAAGAAAGAAAAGACACCGATAGATTTTAAAAAGCATATGAAATCTTTTATCGCTATTTTCATCATGTTTGTCGTTTTTGTCATTGCTCTTGCAAATATTTATGTTGTAAAAGAAGGCGAATATAAAGTAATTCGTCAGTTTGGTGAAATAAAAGACGTAAAAGATACACCAGGATTGCATATGAAAATACCATTTATCCAAAGTGTAACAACTATCCCTAGATATCAAATGAACTATAAACTTTCAGAGGCAGAGATCAACACAAAAGATAAGCGCAGAATCATAATAGATAATTACGCTGTATGGCGAGTAGTCAATGCAAAAGAAATGATAACAAGCGCAGGCAGCTTAGTAAATGCAGGCTCTCGTATGGAAGAGTTTATCTACTCTGTAGTGCGTTCAGAACTTGGTCAATTAGAGTATAGTGAAATCATCAATGATGAAAATTCATCTCGAGGCAGCTTAAATGACCGAATCACCACACAGGTGAATGAATTACTTAAAAAAGATAAATATGGTATTGAAGTAGTCGATGTCCGTATTAAACGTACTGATCTACCACAAGAAAACGAGCAATCCGTATATAATGAAATGATTTCGGAAAGACAAAGTATCGCACAAAAGTTTTTATCAACTGGAGACGCTGATAAACGCCGTATTGAAGCGGAAACAGATCGTGAAGTAAGAGTGATGCTAGCAACTGCAAAAAAAGAAGCGGCAATTATTCAAGCTGAAGGTGAAGCAGAAGCAGCAAAAATATACAACCAATCATTCTCAAAAGATCCTGAGTTCTACTCGCTTTATAGAACATTAGAATCCTACAAAAAAACAATTGGGGAAGATACGATGATAATCATTCCATCTGATTCTCCTTATGCTAAAATTCTCTCTGGATATTTAGAGTAG
- a CDS encoding AI-2E family transporter: protein MIGFQINKEDFFGKWMPIGIIILISIIAYPLTLAIILGYFLFPITNLFYKKFKLPIIFSVFLTEVFILSGCILLILYLVQTLIDLIPLIHDYIVKLPVVEIQKHPIFLMFEGKFQTLLNKFMNELLIYLTHLPSYFFELFLFIIALFFSLYESGKDRHWFLVYFPKKARGLCERVLVKVSVVMNNFISVGLKLYILTFFLLSIGFVVLGFQQPFKYAFLISLVDSLPFLGIGIILIPLSIYFFLLEQHTFGLIILLLYLFVQLTRHIVESMLWSSSMQIKAVHVFFLSAAAILIFGFIGILFSPFIYLLATRWSGLTRTS from the coding sequence ATGATTGGTTTTCAAATAAATAAGGAAGATTTTTTTGGGAAATGGATGCCGATTGGAATAATTATACTTATTTCGATTATCGCTTATCCTTTAACTCTAGCAATTATATTAGGATATTTTTTATTTCCAATAACTAATCTCTTTTATAAGAAGTTTAAACTTCCAATTATCTTTAGTGTATTTCTAACAGAAGTATTTATTTTATCTGGCTGTATATTGTTAATTTTATATTTGGTACAAACACTCATTGATCTTATTCCGCTAATTCACGATTATATTGTGAAGTTACCAGTAGTAGAAATTCAAAAACATCCTATCTTTTTAATGTTTGAAGGGAAATTTCAAACATTATTAAATAAATTTATGAATGAGCTTTTAATCTACCTCACTCACTTGCCTTCTTATTTTTTTGAGTTGTTTCTCTTTATCATTGCACTCTTTTTTTCATTATATGAATCTGGGAAAGACCGTCATTGGTTTCTTGTTTATTTTCCAAAAAAGGCTAGAGGACTTTGTGAAAGGGTATTAGTGAAGGTTTCAGTTGTGATGAATAATTTTATTTCTGTAGGTTTAAAGCTATATATTTTAACTTTCTTCCTTTTATCAATTGGATTTGTTGTATTAGGCTTTCAACAACCATTTAAATATGCATTTCTTATTTCCTTGGTTGATAGTCTTCCTTTTTTAGGCATTGGCATAATTTTAATTCCTCTTAGTATTTACTTTTTCTTATTGGAACAACATACGTTTGGGCTCATTATTTTGCTTTTATATTTATTTGTCCAGTTAACACGGCATATCGTAGAGTCCATGTTATGGTCTTCCTCTATGCAAATAAAGGCTGTCCACGTATTCTTTCTTAGCGCGGCAGCCATTTTAATATTTGGGTTTATCGGAATTTTATTTAGTCCTTTTATATATTTGCTTGCAACCAGATGGAGCGGTCTCACGAGGACTTCATAA
- the pnpS gene encoding two-component system histidine kinase PnpS: MKTYQSRILRTYSILIGVILAGLGIVLGQLFPIFVDHSANKIVDSKIESVSTFLETTELSKDEQVKINQLISSELKGENLVEEQSLWLFLFFTLLAAFLIALFLGASIFRKYAQPIEHLTETAMELARGNYRIRAFEDDFSGMSKLSNSLNILARNLHDISVMRETEKERLKTLIENMGSALIMIDRNGLITIVNRSFLQQLQISLDNVDGKLFRKIGLPEKIEEFIDKLFLTESSSREQIQIKRDLHTYYMDAYGAPVIGEHGRWLGIVVVMHDITELIKLEQIRKDFVANVSHELKTPVTSIKGFSETLLFGAYKNEETLLSFLEIIHKESNRLQMLINDLLDLSKVEQVGYEISLKKVRLTDILERGLEMTAHLVEEKDMKLETTVDDSVHVLGDMNRLIQIMMNLLANGITYSPENTTVRVNIFKNEQYGIFQIQDEGIGISKSEINRIFERFYRVDRARSRNSGGTGLGLAIVKHLVEAHHGLIKVESEVGKGTTFTVYIPIAKS; the protein is encoded by the coding sequence ATGAAAACCTATCAATCACGAATTTTGAGAACTTATTCTATATTAATTGGGGTAATCTTAGCTGGACTAGGCATCGTTCTTGGTCAGCTTTTTCCTATTTTCGTGGACCATTCTGCAAATAAGATAGTGGACTCAAAAATAGAGTCTGTTTCAACTTTTTTAGAAACGACAGAACTTTCAAAAGATGAACAAGTGAAAATTAATCAGTTAATTTCTTCTGAGCTCAAAGGGGAGAACTTAGTTGAGGAGCAATCGCTTTGGTTATTTTTGTTCTTTACTTTACTAGCAGCGTTTCTTATTGCATTATTTCTTGGAGCTAGTATATTTAGAAAATATGCTCAACCGATTGAACATTTGACAGAGACAGCTATGGAACTTGCCCGAGGAAACTATCGGATTAGAGCATTCGAAGATGACTTTTCAGGTATGTCGAAATTAAGTAATTCTCTCAATATTCTCGCACGTAATTTACATGATATTTCTGTTATGCGGGAAACAGAAAAAGAGCGTTTAAAAACGTTAATAGAAAATATGGGCAGTGCATTAATTATGATTGATCGAAATGGATTAATTACGATAGTTAATCGCTCATTTCTACAACAATTACAAATTTCCTTAGATAATGTAGATGGAAAGCTTTTTCGTAAAATTGGCTTGCCTGAAAAAATAGAAGAGTTTATAGATAAGCTTTTTCTGACAGAGTCCTCGAGTCGTGAACAAATTCAAATCAAGCGTGATCTTCATACTTATTACATGGATGCATATGGTGCACCAGTTATAGGAGAACACGGTAGATGGCTTGGAATAGTCGTTGTTATGCACGATATTACTGAGCTTATTAAATTGGAACAAATCCGCAAAGATTTTGTTGCCAATGTTTCACATGAATTAAAGACACCTGTTACATCTATAAAAGGATTCTCAGAAACTCTATTATTTGGAGCTTACAAAAACGAAGAAACATTACTTTCTTTTCTAGAAATTATCCATAAAGAAAGTAATCGATTACAAATGTTAATTAACGATTTACTGGATTTATCTAAAGTAGAGCAAGTTGGGTATGAAATATCCTTAAAGAAAGTCAGGCTAACAGATATTTTAGAGCGTGGTCTTGAAATGACCGCACACTTAGTAGAAGAAAAAGATATGAAACTAGAAACGACGGTAGATGATTCTGTCCATGTTTTAGGGGATATGAATCGTCTCATACAAATAATGATGAATTTACTTGCAAATGGGATTACGTATTCTCCAGAGAATACGACGGTTCGTGTAAATATATTCAAAAATGAACAGTATGGGATCTTTCAAATACAAGATGAAGGCATAGGTATAAGCAAGTCAGAGATAAATAGAATCTTTGAACGTTTTTACCGTGTGGATCGAGCTCGGAGTAGAAATTCGGGTGGGACAGGTCTAGGGCTAGCAATAGTTAAACATCTCGTAGAAGCACACCATGGATTAATAAAAGTAGAAAGTGAAGTAGGAAAAGGTACAACATTTACTGTATATATTCCTATTGCTAAAAGTTAA
- the hflK gene encoding FtsH protease activity modulator HflK, which produces MSTKRLISIILVSFIGIILLSAIFTSWYTVDESEQAIVITFGEASDPITESGLKFKMPWPIQKVEKLSKETFSLQFGYKQTPDGEVTSFDKDTKMITGDDNIVLTDLVVQWKITDPKAYLFNSESPQDLLHDATSASIRSVIGNSKIDDALTSGKAQIEADTIELLGSLIDKYDIGITVLTVKLQDVELPNAEVRSAFTAVTDAEETKNTKVNQAEKYENQQMSEAVGEKDAIISNANGYKTARIEQALGDVALFDKLYAEYQNNKEITKQRLVMETLEAVLPNAKIYIMNDEGGTMKYLPLQSLESTKQTTPPPATDTETKTEEGSGQ; this is translated from the coding sequence ATGAGCACAAAGAGATTAATTTCTATTATCCTAGTTTCATTCATTGGAATCATTTTATTATCTGCTATCTTTACGTCTTGGTATACCGTAGATGAATCAGAACAAGCAATCGTTATAACATTTGGTGAAGCAAGCGACCCTATTACAGAATCAGGTCTAAAATTTAAGATGCCTTGGCCTATTCAAAAAGTTGAAAAGTTATCAAAAGAAACTTTTAGTCTTCAATTTGGTTATAAGCAGACACCGGATGGAGAGGTAACATCTTTTGATAAAGATACTAAAATGATTACAGGGGATGACAATATCGTACTAACTGATTTAGTCGTTCAATGGAAAATCACAGATCCAAAAGCTTATTTATTCAACTCAGAAAGTCCACAAGATCTTTTACATGACGCAACTTCGGCCTCCATTCGTTCCGTTATTGGTAACTCTAAAATTGATGATGCTTTAACTTCAGGAAAAGCACAAATTGAGGCGGATACGATAGAATTACTTGGTTCATTAATCGATAAGTATGATATAGGTATCACCGTATTAACAGTGAAGCTACAAGATGTGGAGCTTCCAAATGCCGAAGTTCGTTCAGCGTTTACTGCTGTAACAGATGCCGAAGAAACAAAAAACACAAAGGTGAACCAAGCGGAAAAATATGAAAACCAACAAATGAGTGAAGCTGTCGGGGAAAAGGATGCAATTATTTCCAATGCAAATGGTTATAAAACTGCTCGTATCGAGCAAGCACTCGGAGATGTGGCATTATTCGATAAGTTATATGCAGAATACCAAAACAACAAAGAGATTACGAAGCAACGACTTGTAATGGAGACATTAGAAGCGGTTCTACCAAATGCAAAAATTTATATTATGAACGATGAAGGCGGTACGATGAAGTACTTACCACTTCAATCGTTAGAGTCAACTAAACAAACAACGCCTCCACCAGCAACTGATACGGAAACAAAAACAGAAGAAGGGAGCGGACAATAA
- a CDS encoding MaoC/PaaZ C-terminal domain-containing protein — translation MLLGKTRKIGRRIEEITIGEKLTITEKMDDKDLLLYLGLTNDSNPLYIQHDFASQSVYEKPIVPPIMLTGVITSAISKYLPGPGSYLKRQSLAFPIPTYHYSVIDFTFEVKEVHMNTNEIVIQVIAQNEDEQIVVEGIFHVSPQLLVN, via the coding sequence TTGTTATTAGGGAAAACGCGCAAAATAGGTAGAAGAATAGAAGAGATCACTATTGGTGAGAAATTAACTATAACTGAGAAGATGGACGATAAAGATTTGCTTTTATATTTAGGGTTAACAAATGATAGTAATCCATTATATATACAGCATGATTTTGCATCTCAATCGGTCTATGAGAAACCAATTGTTCCGCCAATTATGCTCACAGGAGTAATTACTTCTGCAATTTCCAAATACTTACCTGGACCAGGTTCTTATTTAAAAAGACAATCATTAGCATTTCCTATACCAACCTATCATTATTCTGTTATTGATTTTACTTTCGAGGTTAAAGAAGTACATATGAATACAAACGAAATAGTAATTCAAGTAATTGCTCAAAATGAGGATGAACAAATAGTAGTGGAAGGGATTTTCCATGTTTCTCCACAACTCTTGGTCAATTGA
- the mdh gene encoding malate dehydrogenase, protein MTLKRNKISVIGGGFTGATTAFLLAQKELGDIVLVDIPQAENPTKGKALDMAEAAPVQGFDAKIVGTSNYEDTKDSDLVIITAGIARKPGMSRDDLVQTNQKVMKAVTGEIVKYSPNTTIIVLTNPVDAMTYTVYKESGLPKERVIGQSGVLDTARFRTFVAEELNLSVKDVTGFVLGGHGDDMVPLVRYSYAGGIPLETLIDAARLEEIVDRTRKGGAEIVNLLGNGSAYYAPAASLVEMAEAILKDQKRVLPSIAYLEGEYGMDGIYLGVPTVLGASGIEKIIELELTEDEKALLNKSAESVKAVMNILA, encoded by the coding sequence ATGACATTAAAACGTAATAAGATCTCAGTTATTGGTGGCGGCTTTACAGGTGCTACAACTGCATTCTTGCTTGCACAGAAAGAACTTGGAGATATTGTTTTAGTTGACATTCCTCAAGCTGAAAATCCAACAAAAGGGAAAGCTTTAGACATGGCTGAAGCGGCTCCTGTTCAAGGTTTTGATGCTAAAATTGTTGGTACTTCAAACTATGAGGATACAAAAGACTCTGACTTAGTAATTATCACAGCTGGTATTGCACGTAAACCCGGTATGAGCCGTGATGATTTAGTTCAAACAAACCAAAAAGTAATGAAAGCAGTAACAGGTGAGATTGTTAAATATTCACCGAATACAACGATCATTGTATTAACAAACCCAGTAGATGCTATGACATATACTGTATATAAAGAATCAGGTCTTCCAAAAGAACGTGTAATCGGGCAATCTGGCGTGCTGGATACGGCTCGTTTCCGTACATTTGTAGCAGAAGAATTAAATCTTTCTGTTAAAGATGTAACTGGTTTCGTACTAGGTGGACATGGCGATGATATGGTTCCTTTAGTTAGATATTCTTATGCAGGTGGTATTCCATTAGAAACACTAATCGATGCTGCTCGTTTGGAAGAAATCGTGGATCGTACTCGTAAAGGCGGGGCTGAAATTGTTAACCTGCTTGGTAATGGTTCTGCTTACTATGCCCCAGCTGCATCATTAGTCGAAATGGCCGAAGCGATTCTGAAAGATCAAAAACGTGTTTTACCATCTATCGCGTATTTAGAAGGCGAGTATGGTATGGACGGAATTTATCTTGGAGTTCCAACGGTATTAGGTGCTAGTGGTATTGAAAAAATTATTGAGCTTGAATTAACTGAAGATGAGAAAGCTTTATTAAACAAATCAGCTGAATCAGTTAAAGCAGTTATGAACATACTAGCTTAA
- a CDS encoding FxsA family protein codes for MKWIIGLLIIIPAIELYILLLSGKSIGVGFTILLILATGIAGAFLAKKQGMKAYREVSDSIKNRQAPGDAAINGLCVFVGSILVILPGFISDILGFLLLIGPTRKLFKPIIYKWIRKKMKNGQVIVMKSS; via the coding sequence ATGAAATGGATCATTGGATTGCTTATCATCATTCCAGCAATAGAATTATATATATTACTTTTGTCTGGTAAATCAATTGGTGTAGGTTTTACAATTCTGCTTATACTAGCAACAGGAATTGCTGGTGCTTTTTTAGCAAAAAAACAAGGGATGAAAGCGTACCGAGAAGTTTCCGATAGCATTAAAAACCGTCAAGCACCGGGAGATGCGGCTATTAATGGACTGTGTGTATTTGTTGGTTCTATTTTAGTTATCCTACCAGGTTTTATTTCTGACATTCTTGGATTTTTACTTTTGATTGGTCCAACAAGAAAGTTATTCAAACCAATAATTTATAAGTGGATTCGGAAAAAAATGAAAAATGGTCAAGTAATTGTTATGAAGTCCTCGTGA
- the citZ gene encoding citrate synthase produces the protein MTTTRGLEGVVATQSAISSIIDDTLTYVGYDIDDLAVNASFEEVVFLLWNKRLPKANELEELKQLLANNMAVPQEVLNHFKSYPISKVHPMSALRTAVSMLALYDDAAEDMSEEANYLKAIQLQAKLPTLVTAFSRVRKGLEPVAPKTDLGYAANFLYMLNGELPEEIEVEAFNKALVLHADHELNASTFTARVCVATLSDIYSGVVAAIGALKGPLHGGANEQVMKMLTEIGSVDNVEKVINTKLENKEKIMGFGHRVYRKGDPRAKHLREMSQKLTALRGESKWYDMSVKIEEIVTGQKNLPPNVDFYSASVYHSLNIDHDLFTPIFAVSRVSGWTAHILEQYSDNRLIRPRAEYVGPGMQKYVPIDER, from the coding sequence ATGACAACAACTCGTGGATTAGAAGGGGTTGTAGCTACGCAGTCTGCTATCAGTTCAATTATTGATGACACACTAACTTACGTAGGCTATGATATTGATGATTTAGCTGTAAATGCGAGCTTTGAAGAGGTAGTATTCTTACTTTGGAATAAACGTCTACCTAAAGCAAATGAATTGGAAGAATTAAAACAACTACTTGCTAATAACATGGCAGTTCCTCAAGAAGTACTTAACCATTTCAAATCTTATCCAATATCAAAAGTTCACCCAATGTCGGCTCTAAGAACCGCTGTATCTATGTTAGCATTATATGATGATGCTGCTGAGGATATGTCCGAAGAGGCGAACTACTTAAAAGCTATCCAACTTCAAGCTAAACTTCCAACATTAGTTACAGCATTCTCTCGAGTACGTAAAGGACTTGAACCAGTTGCTCCAAAAACAGACTTAGGTTATGCTGCAAACTTCTTGTACATGCTTAATGGCGAACTTCCAGAAGAAATTGAAGTGGAAGCATTCAATAAAGCATTAGTACTTCATGCAGATCATGAACTAAATGCTTCTACCTTTACAGCACGTGTATGTGTTGCGACACTTTCAGATATATATTCAGGTGTAGTAGCAGCAATCGGAGCTCTTAAAGGACCACTACATGGTGGAGCAAACGAACAAGTAATGAAAATGTTAACAGAAATCGGTTCTGTTGATAATGTAGAAAAAGTTATTAATACAAAACTAGAAAACAAAGAAAAAATCATGGGCTTTGGTCACCGAGTTTATAGAAAAGGTGATCCACGTGCGAAACATTTACGTGAAATGTCTCAAAAATTAACTGCTCTTCGTGGTGAGTCAAAATGGTACGACATGTCTGTAAAAATCGAAGAAATCGTTACTGGTCAAAAGAATTTACCACCTAACGTAGATTTCTATTCAGCATCCGTATATCATTCTCTTAATATCGATCACGATTTATTTACTCCAATTTTTGCTGTTTCTCGTGTTTCTGGGTGGACTGCTCATATTTTAGAGCAATATTCAGATAACCGTCTAATTCGCCCACGTGCTGAATATGTAGGACCTGGAATGCAAAAATATGTACCAATCGATGAAAGATAA
- a CDS encoding carboxylate--amine ligase, protein MNNQPFIPIIIGTDINAYNMAISFHEEYNIKPILVGKEEMSFTKWSNIIEHTEIHSNLWDKSAFVAVLTQVAEKYNTPGKQLLLIGTNDFYVRLIIEHADALKKMYVFNYMSEELMNNLLVKSNFYKLCEEHGIDTPKTYYYSCLKKEAFTEEVLFPLIIKPSNGVQYYKNKFEGQQKVYRVENREELNTVINQVNASGYEEDLIIQDYIPGDDTYMWDSVIYISSNGKAQLSTFAQVVLQEHTVTAIGNYTALITRYNEEIMKKLQYFLEAVGYVGFANFDLKYDERDGKFKVFEVNIRQGRSSYYTTALGHNMARYFVDDVIYKKEKPLTLLNEHYLFTVVPKIVLRKFVENKEIKQEVEQLLREGKWGNPLFYKKDTHLTRKLFLIARQFNYYKKYKNNNW, encoded by the coding sequence ATGAACAATCAACCCTTTATTCCAATTATTATCGGCACAGACATAAATGCATATAACATGGCGATTTCCTTTCATGAAGAATACAATATAAAGCCAATTTTAGTTGGTAAGGAAGAAATGTCATTTACAAAGTGGAGTAATATTATTGAACATACTGAAATTCACTCTAATCTTTGGGACAAATCAGCGTTTGTCGCAGTTTTAACTCAAGTTGCTGAAAAGTATAATACACCTGGAAAACAATTGCTTCTCATTGGAACGAACGATTTCTATGTGCGATTGATTATTGAACATGCAGATGCATTGAAAAAGATGTATGTCTTTAACTACATGTCAGAAGAACTGATGAATAATCTACTTGTTAAGTCCAACTTTTATAAGCTTTGTGAAGAACATGGTATTGATACTCCAAAAACATATTATTATTCATGCTTGAAAAAGGAAGCTTTCACAGAAGAAGTATTATTCCCTTTAATTATCAAACCAAGTAATGGAGTTCAATATTACAAGAACAAATTCGAGGGACAACAAAAGGTATATAGAGTTGAAAATAGAGAAGAGCTTAACACTGTAATTAACCAAGTTAATGCTAGTGGATATGAAGAGGATCTAATTATTCAGGATTATATTCCTGGAGATGATACTTATATGTGGGATTCCGTTATTTATATTAGTTCGAATGGGAAAGCTCAATTAAGTACATTTGCACAGGTTGTTTTACAAGAACATACAGTTACTGCAATTGGTAACTATACAGCTCTTATTACAAGATATAACGAGGAAATAATGAAAAAATTGCAATACTTCTTAGAAGCTGTTGGTTATGTTGGGTTTGCAAACTTTGATCTAAAATATGATGAGCGAGATGGTAAGTTTAAGGTATTTGAAGTGAATATTAGACAAGGCCGTTCCAGCTATTATACTACAGCTCTGGGACATAATATGGCTCGCTATTTTGTTGATGACGTCATCTATAAAAAGGAAAAGCCTCTAACATTATTAAATGAGCATTATTTATTTACAGTTGTACCTAAAATAGTTCTGAGAAAATTTGTAGAGAATAAAGAAATTAAACAAGAAGTAGAGCAACTTTTAAGAGAAGGGAAATGGGGGAATCCATTATTTTATAAGAAAGATACCCATTTAACACGAAAACTATTTCTAATTGCTCGACAGTTTAATTATTATAAAAAGTATAAAAATAATAATTGGTGA